The following coding sequences lie in one Anguilla anguilla isolate fAngAng1 chromosome 14, fAngAng1.pri, whole genome shotgun sequence genomic window:
- the skor2 gene encoding SKI family transcriptional corepressor 2 isoform X4: MTRSERTELSSGRLCSMDKVLLPGPSDIVMTTPPGSFQPQPLTPPRPGHPSSSSLKPNQVGQVILYGVPIVSLVIDGQERLCLAQISNTLLKNYSYNEIHNRRVALGITCVQCTPVQLEILRRAGAMPISSRRCGMITKREAERLCKSFLGENSPPKLPDNFAFDVSHECAWGCRGNFIPARYNSSRAKCIKCSYCSMYFSPNKFIFHSHRTPEAKYTQPDAANFNSWRRHLKLSDKTPPDDLAFAWEDVKAMFNGGSRKRALPPSHCSSLGAAKAAGSVLPHMISADLGQKRARFEDDEDMDTVGGLSPSKNARSYPVIPVPSKGFGVLQKFPAASLFPSPYSFPAFGLCQQKKDEGEAGGGQKGAGLSGLLWPGRKDAFYPPFCMFWPPRTAGGLPVPTYLQPQPNALTSLAESPALRQAFLDLSEPADVGPGANGALPRAGLFESECPPPSLGVGAQPASDGWLKLLDAPSLQARKASYHSAFRPVVKDAESIAKLHGGLDDFGSDRHPSPGTSCSYPSESGDSEEEQEVDVETKQDEEEEESFGARPREACPLQLPGLADGKEPERERERERERGPFPPDVSPGNAADKPGLAPPPSAALKGPSPIPAPLEDTAYKNAQKNQTDGQSAFTSKENCNFPDENKDERNFFVSEREHSGPEYWRESAVDQSREARSPVPLKKDVECMEKEELQKVLLEQIDLRRRLEQEFHALKGNATFPVFHNFQDQMKRELAYREEMVQQLQMIPYANILRKEKIGTNFNKT; this comes from the exons ATGACCAG GTCAGAGAGAACTGAGTTATCGTCCGGTCGTCTCTGCAGCATGGACAAAGTCCTCCTCCCCGGACCCAGCGACATCGTGATGACCACGCCGCCCGGCTCGTTCCAGCCGCAGCCCCTCACGCCCCCGCGCCCCGgacacccctcctcctcctcgctcaaGCCCAACCAGGTGGGCCAGGTGATCCTGTACGGCGTGCCCATCGTCTCCCTGGTGATCGACGGCCAGGAGCGGCTGTGCCTGGCGCAGATCTCCAACACCCTGCTCAAGAACTACAGCTACAACGAGATCCACAACCGGCGGGTGGCGCTGGGCATCACCTGCGTGCAGTGCACGCCCGTGCAGCTGGAGATCCTGCGCCGGGCGGGCGCCATGCCCATCTCCTCGCGCCGCTGCGGCATGATCACCAAGCGCGAGGCCGAGCGCCTCTGCAAGTCCTTCCTGGGCGAGAACTCGCCGCCGAAGCTGCCGGACAACTTCGCCTTCGACGTGTCGCACGAGTGCGCCTGGGGCTGCCGCGGCAACTTCATCCCGGCCCGCTACAACAGCTCGCGGGCCAAGTGCATCAAGTGCTCGTACTGCAGCATGTACTTCTCGCCCAACAAGTTCATCTTCCACTCGCACCGCACGCCCGAGGCCAAGTACACGCAGCCCGACGCCGCCAACTTCAACTCCTGGCGCCGCCACCTCAAGCTGTCGGACAAGACGCCGCCGGACGACCTGGCCTTCGCCTGGGAGGACGTCAAGGCCATGTTCAACGGCGGCAGCCGAAAGCGCGCCCTGCCGCCGTCCCACTGCTCGTCGCTGGGCGCCGCCAAGGCCGCCGGCTCCGTCCTGCCCCACATGATCTCGGCCGACCTGGGCCAGAAGAGGGCCCGCTTCGAGGACGACGAGGACATGGACACCGTGGGCGGGCTGTCGCCCAGCAAGAACGCCCGCAGCTACCCGGTCATCCCCGTGCCCAGCAAGGGCTTCGGCGTTCTGCAGAAGTTCCCCGCCGCCTCGCTCTTCCCCAGCCCCTACAGCTTCCCCGCCTTCGGCCTCTGCCAGCAGAAGAAGGACGAGGGCGAGGCGGGCGGCGGCCAGAAGGGCGCGGGGCTGTCGGGCCTCCTGTGGCCCGGCCGCAAGGACGCCTTCTACCCGCCGTTCTGCATGTTCTGGCCCCCGCGGACCGCCGGCGGCCTGCCCGTGCCCACCTACCTGCAGCCGCAGCCCAACGCCCTCACCTCGCTGGCCGAGAGCCCCGCCCTGCGCCAGGCCTTCCTGGACCTGTCCGAGCCGGCGGACGTGGGCCCCGGCGCGAACGGCGCCCTCCCCCGGGCGGGGCTGTTCGAGAgcgagtgcccccccccctccctgggcgTGGGGGCGCAGCCGGCGTCGGACGGCTGGCTCAAGCTGCTGGacgccccctccctgcaggcGCGGAAGGCCAGCTACCACTCGGCCTTCCGGCCGGTGGTGAAGGACGCCGAGAGCATCGCCAAGCTGCACGGCGGCCTGGACGACTTCGGCTCCGACCGCCACCCGTCGCCCGGCACCAGCTGCAGCTACCCCAGCGAGAGCGGCGACagcgaggaggagcaggaggtggaCGTGGAGACCAAgcaggacgaggaagaggaggagagcttCGGCGCCCGGCCGCGCGAGGCCTGCCCCCTGCAGCTGCCGGGGCTCGCCGACGGCAAGGAGccggagagggagcgggagcgggagcgggagcgggggcCGTTTCCCCCCGACGTCTCCCCGGGAAACGCGGCGGACAAGCCGGGCCTGGCTCCCCCTCCGTCTGCCGCGCTGAAAGGCCCCAGCCCCATCCCCGCTCCGCTGGAGGACACGGcctacaaaaat GCCCAAAAAAACCAGACCGACGGACAGTCAGCTTTTACATCCAAAGAAAACTGCAACTTTCCAG atgaaaacaaagacgAGAGAAACTTCTTTGTCTCAGAGAGGGAGCATTCTGGGCCGGAGTACTGGAGAGAGAGTGCTG TTGATCAAAGTCGAGAAGCACGTTCCCCAGTGCCCCTTAAGAAGGACGTCGAATGCATGGAGAAAG AAGAACTTCAGAAGGTCCTGCTGGAACAGATCGATCTGCGGAGGAGGCTGGAGCAGGAGTTTCACGCGCTTAAGGGGAACGCTACCTTTCCTGTGTTCC ATAACTTTCAGGACCAAATGAAAAGAGAGCTGGCGTACAGAGAGGAAATGGTGCAGCAGTTACAGATG ATTCCCTATGCAAATATcctcagaaaagagaaaattggTACAAATTTCAACAAGACCTAA
- the skor2 gene encoding SKI family transcriptional corepressor 2 isoform X3 — protein sequence MAQIWSERTELSSGRLCSMDKVLLPGPSDIVMTTPPGSFQPQPLTPPRPGHPSSSSLKPNQVGQVILYGVPIVSLVIDGQERLCLAQISNTLLKNYSYNEIHNRRVALGITCVQCTPVQLEILRRAGAMPISSRRCGMITKREAERLCKSFLGENSPPKLPDNFAFDVSHECAWGCRGNFIPARYNSSRAKCIKCSYCSMYFSPNKFIFHSHRTPEAKYTQPDAANFNSWRRHLKLSDKTPPDDLAFAWEDVKAMFNGGSRKRALPPSHCSSLGAAKAAGSVLPHMISADLGQKRARFEDDEDMDTVGGLSPSKNARSYPVIPVPSKGFGVLQKFPAASLFPSPYSFPAFGLCQQKKDEGEAGGGQKGAGLSGLLWPGRKDAFYPPFCMFWPPRTAGGLPVPTYLQPQPNALTSLAESPALRQAFLDLSEPADVGPGANGALPRAGLFESECPPPSLGVGAQPASDGWLKLLDAPSLQARKASYHSAFRPVVKDAESIAKLHGGLDDFGSDRHPSPGTSCSYPSESGDSEEEQEVDVETKQDEEEEESFGARPREACPLQLPGLADGKEPERERERERERGPFPPDVSPGNAADKPGLAPPPSAALKGPSPIPAPLEDTAYKNAQKNQTDGQSAFTSKENCNFPDENKDERNFFVSEREHSGPEYWRESAVDQSREARSPVPLKKDVECMEKEELQKVLLEQIDLRRRLEQEFHALKGNATFPVFHNFQDQMKRELAYREEMVQQLQMIPYANILRKEKIGTNFNKT from the exons ATGGCGCAAATCTG GTCAGAGAGAACTGAGTTATCGTCCGGTCGTCTCTGCAGCATGGACAAAGTCCTCCTCCCCGGACCCAGCGACATCGTGATGACCACGCCGCCCGGCTCGTTCCAGCCGCAGCCCCTCACGCCCCCGCGCCCCGgacacccctcctcctcctcgctcaaGCCCAACCAGGTGGGCCAGGTGATCCTGTACGGCGTGCCCATCGTCTCCCTGGTGATCGACGGCCAGGAGCGGCTGTGCCTGGCGCAGATCTCCAACACCCTGCTCAAGAACTACAGCTACAACGAGATCCACAACCGGCGGGTGGCGCTGGGCATCACCTGCGTGCAGTGCACGCCCGTGCAGCTGGAGATCCTGCGCCGGGCGGGCGCCATGCCCATCTCCTCGCGCCGCTGCGGCATGATCACCAAGCGCGAGGCCGAGCGCCTCTGCAAGTCCTTCCTGGGCGAGAACTCGCCGCCGAAGCTGCCGGACAACTTCGCCTTCGACGTGTCGCACGAGTGCGCCTGGGGCTGCCGCGGCAACTTCATCCCGGCCCGCTACAACAGCTCGCGGGCCAAGTGCATCAAGTGCTCGTACTGCAGCATGTACTTCTCGCCCAACAAGTTCATCTTCCACTCGCACCGCACGCCCGAGGCCAAGTACACGCAGCCCGACGCCGCCAACTTCAACTCCTGGCGCCGCCACCTCAAGCTGTCGGACAAGACGCCGCCGGACGACCTGGCCTTCGCCTGGGAGGACGTCAAGGCCATGTTCAACGGCGGCAGCCGAAAGCGCGCCCTGCCGCCGTCCCACTGCTCGTCGCTGGGCGCCGCCAAGGCCGCCGGCTCCGTCCTGCCCCACATGATCTCGGCCGACCTGGGCCAGAAGAGGGCCCGCTTCGAGGACGACGAGGACATGGACACCGTGGGCGGGCTGTCGCCCAGCAAGAACGCCCGCAGCTACCCGGTCATCCCCGTGCCCAGCAAGGGCTTCGGCGTTCTGCAGAAGTTCCCCGCCGCCTCGCTCTTCCCCAGCCCCTACAGCTTCCCCGCCTTCGGCCTCTGCCAGCAGAAGAAGGACGAGGGCGAGGCGGGCGGCGGCCAGAAGGGCGCGGGGCTGTCGGGCCTCCTGTGGCCCGGCCGCAAGGACGCCTTCTACCCGCCGTTCTGCATGTTCTGGCCCCCGCGGACCGCCGGCGGCCTGCCCGTGCCCACCTACCTGCAGCCGCAGCCCAACGCCCTCACCTCGCTGGCCGAGAGCCCCGCCCTGCGCCAGGCCTTCCTGGACCTGTCCGAGCCGGCGGACGTGGGCCCCGGCGCGAACGGCGCCCTCCCCCGGGCGGGGCTGTTCGAGAgcgagtgcccccccccctccctgggcgTGGGGGCGCAGCCGGCGTCGGACGGCTGGCTCAAGCTGCTGGacgccccctccctgcaggcGCGGAAGGCCAGCTACCACTCGGCCTTCCGGCCGGTGGTGAAGGACGCCGAGAGCATCGCCAAGCTGCACGGCGGCCTGGACGACTTCGGCTCCGACCGCCACCCGTCGCCCGGCACCAGCTGCAGCTACCCCAGCGAGAGCGGCGACagcgaggaggagcaggaggtggaCGTGGAGACCAAgcaggacgaggaagaggaggagagcttCGGCGCCCGGCCGCGCGAGGCCTGCCCCCTGCAGCTGCCGGGGCTCGCCGACGGCAAGGAGccggagagggagcgggagcgggagcgggagcgggggcCGTTTCCCCCCGACGTCTCCCCGGGAAACGCGGCGGACAAGCCGGGCCTGGCTCCCCCTCCGTCTGCCGCGCTGAAAGGCCCCAGCCCCATCCCCGCTCCGCTGGAGGACACGGcctacaaaaat GCCCAAAAAAACCAGACCGACGGACAGTCAGCTTTTACATCCAAAGAAAACTGCAACTTTCCAG atgaaaacaaagacgAGAGAAACTTCTTTGTCTCAGAGAGGGAGCATTCTGGGCCGGAGTACTGGAGAGAGAGTGCTG TTGATCAAAGTCGAGAAGCACGTTCCCCAGTGCCCCTTAAGAAGGACGTCGAATGCATGGAGAAAG AAGAACTTCAGAAGGTCCTGCTGGAACAGATCGATCTGCGGAGGAGGCTGGAGCAGGAGTTTCACGCGCTTAAGGGGAACGCTACCTTTCCTGTGTTCC ATAACTTTCAGGACCAAATGAAAAGAGAGCTGGCGTACAGAGAGGAAATGGTGCAGCAGTTACAGATG ATTCCCTATGCAAATATcctcagaaaagagaaaattggTACAAATTTCAACAAGACCTAA
- the skor2 gene encoding SKI family transcriptional corepressor 2 isoform X1 — translation MGRKNWIRWCCSKQRSLQVGSERTELSSGRLCSMDKVLLPGPSDIVMTTPPGSFQPQPLTPPRPGHPSSSSLKPNQVGQVILYGVPIVSLVIDGQERLCLAQISNTLLKNYSYNEIHNRRVALGITCVQCTPVQLEILRRAGAMPISSRRCGMITKREAERLCKSFLGENSPPKLPDNFAFDVSHECAWGCRGNFIPARYNSSRAKCIKCSYCSMYFSPNKFIFHSHRTPEAKYTQPDAANFNSWRRHLKLSDKTPPDDLAFAWEDVKAMFNGGSRKRALPPSHCSSLGAAKAAGSVLPHMISADLGQKRARFEDDEDMDTVGGLSPSKNARSYPVIPVPSKGFGVLQKFPAASLFPSPYSFPAFGLCQQKKDEGEAGGGQKGAGLSGLLWPGRKDAFYPPFCMFWPPRTAGGLPVPTYLQPQPNALTSLAESPALRQAFLDLSEPADVGPGANGALPRAGLFESECPPPSLGVGAQPASDGWLKLLDAPSLQARKASYHSAFRPVVKDAESIAKLHGGLDDFGSDRHPSPGTSCSYPSESGDSEEEQEVDVETKQDEEEEESFGARPREACPLQLPGLADGKEPERERERERERGPFPPDVSPGNAADKPGLAPPPSAALKGPSPIPAPLEDTAYKNAQKNQTDGQSAFTSKENCNFPDENKDERNFFVSEREHSGPEYWRESAVDQSREARSPVPLKKDVECMEKEELQKVLLEQIDLRRRLEQEFHALKGNATFPVFHNFQDQMKRELAYREEMVQQLQMIPYANILRKEKIGTNFNKT, via the exons GTCAGAGAGAACTGAGTTATCGTCCGGTCGTCTCTGCAGCATGGACAAAGTCCTCCTCCCCGGACCCAGCGACATCGTGATGACCACGCCGCCCGGCTCGTTCCAGCCGCAGCCCCTCACGCCCCCGCGCCCCGgacacccctcctcctcctcgctcaaGCCCAACCAGGTGGGCCAGGTGATCCTGTACGGCGTGCCCATCGTCTCCCTGGTGATCGACGGCCAGGAGCGGCTGTGCCTGGCGCAGATCTCCAACACCCTGCTCAAGAACTACAGCTACAACGAGATCCACAACCGGCGGGTGGCGCTGGGCATCACCTGCGTGCAGTGCACGCCCGTGCAGCTGGAGATCCTGCGCCGGGCGGGCGCCATGCCCATCTCCTCGCGCCGCTGCGGCATGATCACCAAGCGCGAGGCCGAGCGCCTCTGCAAGTCCTTCCTGGGCGAGAACTCGCCGCCGAAGCTGCCGGACAACTTCGCCTTCGACGTGTCGCACGAGTGCGCCTGGGGCTGCCGCGGCAACTTCATCCCGGCCCGCTACAACAGCTCGCGGGCCAAGTGCATCAAGTGCTCGTACTGCAGCATGTACTTCTCGCCCAACAAGTTCATCTTCCACTCGCACCGCACGCCCGAGGCCAAGTACACGCAGCCCGACGCCGCCAACTTCAACTCCTGGCGCCGCCACCTCAAGCTGTCGGACAAGACGCCGCCGGACGACCTGGCCTTCGCCTGGGAGGACGTCAAGGCCATGTTCAACGGCGGCAGCCGAAAGCGCGCCCTGCCGCCGTCCCACTGCTCGTCGCTGGGCGCCGCCAAGGCCGCCGGCTCCGTCCTGCCCCACATGATCTCGGCCGACCTGGGCCAGAAGAGGGCCCGCTTCGAGGACGACGAGGACATGGACACCGTGGGCGGGCTGTCGCCCAGCAAGAACGCCCGCAGCTACCCGGTCATCCCCGTGCCCAGCAAGGGCTTCGGCGTTCTGCAGAAGTTCCCCGCCGCCTCGCTCTTCCCCAGCCCCTACAGCTTCCCCGCCTTCGGCCTCTGCCAGCAGAAGAAGGACGAGGGCGAGGCGGGCGGCGGCCAGAAGGGCGCGGGGCTGTCGGGCCTCCTGTGGCCCGGCCGCAAGGACGCCTTCTACCCGCCGTTCTGCATGTTCTGGCCCCCGCGGACCGCCGGCGGCCTGCCCGTGCCCACCTACCTGCAGCCGCAGCCCAACGCCCTCACCTCGCTGGCCGAGAGCCCCGCCCTGCGCCAGGCCTTCCTGGACCTGTCCGAGCCGGCGGACGTGGGCCCCGGCGCGAACGGCGCCCTCCCCCGGGCGGGGCTGTTCGAGAgcgagtgcccccccccctccctgggcgTGGGGGCGCAGCCGGCGTCGGACGGCTGGCTCAAGCTGCTGGacgccccctccctgcaggcGCGGAAGGCCAGCTACCACTCGGCCTTCCGGCCGGTGGTGAAGGACGCCGAGAGCATCGCCAAGCTGCACGGCGGCCTGGACGACTTCGGCTCCGACCGCCACCCGTCGCCCGGCACCAGCTGCAGCTACCCCAGCGAGAGCGGCGACagcgaggaggagcaggaggtggaCGTGGAGACCAAgcaggacgaggaagaggaggagagcttCGGCGCCCGGCCGCGCGAGGCCTGCCCCCTGCAGCTGCCGGGGCTCGCCGACGGCAAGGAGccggagagggagcgggagcgggagcgggagcgggggcCGTTTCCCCCCGACGTCTCCCCGGGAAACGCGGCGGACAAGCCGGGCCTGGCTCCCCCTCCGTCTGCCGCGCTGAAAGGCCCCAGCCCCATCCCCGCTCCGCTGGAGGACACGGcctacaaaaat GCCCAAAAAAACCAGACCGACGGACAGTCAGCTTTTACATCCAAAGAAAACTGCAACTTTCCAG atgaaaacaaagacgAGAGAAACTTCTTTGTCTCAGAGAGGGAGCATTCTGGGCCGGAGTACTGGAGAGAGAGTGCTG TTGATCAAAGTCGAGAAGCACGTTCCCCAGTGCCCCTTAAGAAGGACGTCGAATGCATGGAGAAAG AAGAACTTCAGAAGGTCCTGCTGGAACAGATCGATCTGCGGAGGAGGCTGGAGCAGGAGTTTCACGCGCTTAAGGGGAACGCTACCTTTCCTGTGTTCC ATAACTTTCAGGACCAAATGAAAAGAGAGCTGGCGTACAGAGAGGAAATGGTGCAGCAGTTACAGATG ATTCCCTATGCAAATATcctcagaaaagagaaaattggTACAAATTTCAACAAGACCTAA
- the skor2 gene encoding SKI family transcriptional corepressor 2 isoform X2, producing MGRKNWIRWCCSKQRSLQVGSERTELSSGRLCSMDKVLLPGPSDIVMTTPPGSFQPQPLTPPRPGHPSSSSLKPNQVGQVILYGVPIVSLVIDGQERLCLAQISNTLLKNYSYNEIHNRRVALGITCVQCTPVQLEILRRAGAMPISSRRCGMITKREAERLCKSFLGENSPPKLPDNFAFDVSHECAWGCRGNFIPARYNSSRAKCIKCSYCSMYFSPNKFIFHSHRTPEAKYTQPDAANFNSWRRHLKLSDKTPPDDLAFAWEDVKAMFNGGSRKRALPPSHCSSLGAAKAAGSVLPHMISADLGQKRARFEDDEDMDTVGGLSPSKNARSYPVIPVPSKGFGVLQKFPAASLFPSPYSFPAFGLCQQKKDEGEAGGGQKGAGLSGLLWPGRKDAFYPPFCMFWPPRTAGGLPVPTYLQPQPNALTSLAESPALRQAFLDLSEPADVGPGANGALPRAGLFESECPPPSLGVGAQPASDGWLKLLDAPSLQARKASYHSAFRPVVKDAESIAKLHGGLDDFGSDRHPSPGTSCSYPSESGDSEEEQEVDVETKQDEEEEESFGARPREACPLQLPGLADGKEPERERERERERGPFPPDVSPGNAADKPGLAPPPSAALKGPSPIPAPLEDTAYKNAQKNQTDGQSAFTSKENCNFPDENKDERNFFVSEREHSGPEYWRESAVDQSREARSPVPLKKDVECMEKELQKVLLEQIDLRRRLEQEFHALKGNATFPVFHNFQDQMKRELAYREEMVQQLQMIPYANILRKEKIGTNFNKT from the exons GTCAGAGAGAACTGAGTTATCGTCCGGTCGTCTCTGCAGCATGGACAAAGTCCTCCTCCCCGGACCCAGCGACATCGTGATGACCACGCCGCCCGGCTCGTTCCAGCCGCAGCCCCTCACGCCCCCGCGCCCCGgacacccctcctcctcctcgctcaaGCCCAACCAGGTGGGCCAGGTGATCCTGTACGGCGTGCCCATCGTCTCCCTGGTGATCGACGGCCAGGAGCGGCTGTGCCTGGCGCAGATCTCCAACACCCTGCTCAAGAACTACAGCTACAACGAGATCCACAACCGGCGGGTGGCGCTGGGCATCACCTGCGTGCAGTGCACGCCCGTGCAGCTGGAGATCCTGCGCCGGGCGGGCGCCATGCCCATCTCCTCGCGCCGCTGCGGCATGATCACCAAGCGCGAGGCCGAGCGCCTCTGCAAGTCCTTCCTGGGCGAGAACTCGCCGCCGAAGCTGCCGGACAACTTCGCCTTCGACGTGTCGCACGAGTGCGCCTGGGGCTGCCGCGGCAACTTCATCCCGGCCCGCTACAACAGCTCGCGGGCCAAGTGCATCAAGTGCTCGTACTGCAGCATGTACTTCTCGCCCAACAAGTTCATCTTCCACTCGCACCGCACGCCCGAGGCCAAGTACACGCAGCCCGACGCCGCCAACTTCAACTCCTGGCGCCGCCACCTCAAGCTGTCGGACAAGACGCCGCCGGACGACCTGGCCTTCGCCTGGGAGGACGTCAAGGCCATGTTCAACGGCGGCAGCCGAAAGCGCGCCCTGCCGCCGTCCCACTGCTCGTCGCTGGGCGCCGCCAAGGCCGCCGGCTCCGTCCTGCCCCACATGATCTCGGCCGACCTGGGCCAGAAGAGGGCCCGCTTCGAGGACGACGAGGACATGGACACCGTGGGCGGGCTGTCGCCCAGCAAGAACGCCCGCAGCTACCCGGTCATCCCCGTGCCCAGCAAGGGCTTCGGCGTTCTGCAGAAGTTCCCCGCCGCCTCGCTCTTCCCCAGCCCCTACAGCTTCCCCGCCTTCGGCCTCTGCCAGCAGAAGAAGGACGAGGGCGAGGCGGGCGGCGGCCAGAAGGGCGCGGGGCTGTCGGGCCTCCTGTGGCCCGGCCGCAAGGACGCCTTCTACCCGCCGTTCTGCATGTTCTGGCCCCCGCGGACCGCCGGCGGCCTGCCCGTGCCCACCTACCTGCAGCCGCAGCCCAACGCCCTCACCTCGCTGGCCGAGAGCCCCGCCCTGCGCCAGGCCTTCCTGGACCTGTCCGAGCCGGCGGACGTGGGCCCCGGCGCGAACGGCGCCCTCCCCCGGGCGGGGCTGTTCGAGAgcgagtgcccccccccctccctgggcgTGGGGGCGCAGCCGGCGTCGGACGGCTGGCTCAAGCTGCTGGacgccccctccctgcaggcGCGGAAGGCCAGCTACCACTCGGCCTTCCGGCCGGTGGTGAAGGACGCCGAGAGCATCGCCAAGCTGCACGGCGGCCTGGACGACTTCGGCTCCGACCGCCACCCGTCGCCCGGCACCAGCTGCAGCTACCCCAGCGAGAGCGGCGACagcgaggaggagcaggaggtggaCGTGGAGACCAAgcaggacgaggaagaggaggagagcttCGGCGCCCGGCCGCGCGAGGCCTGCCCCCTGCAGCTGCCGGGGCTCGCCGACGGCAAGGAGccggagagggagcgggagcgggagcgggagcgggggcCGTTTCCCCCCGACGTCTCCCCGGGAAACGCGGCGGACAAGCCGGGCCTGGCTCCCCCTCCGTCTGCCGCGCTGAAAGGCCCCAGCCCCATCCCCGCTCCGCTGGAGGACACGGcctacaaaaat GCCCAAAAAAACCAGACCGACGGACAGTCAGCTTTTACATCCAAAGAAAACTGCAACTTTCCAG atgaaaacaaagacgAGAGAAACTTCTTTGTCTCAGAGAGGGAGCATTCTGGGCCGGAGTACTGGAGAGAGAGTGCTG TTGATCAAAGTCGAGAAGCACGTTCCCCAGTGCCCCTTAAGAAGGACGTCGAATGCATGGAGAAAG AACTTCAGAAGGTCCTGCTGGAACAGATCGATCTGCGGAGGAGGCTGGAGCAGGAGTTTCACGCGCTTAAGGGGAACGCTACCTTTCCTGTGTTCC ATAACTTTCAGGACCAAATGAAAAGAGAGCTGGCGTACAGAGAGGAAATGGTGCAGCAGTTACAGATG ATTCCCTATGCAAATATcctcagaaaagagaaaattggTACAAATTTCAACAAGACCTAA